Proteins encoded by one window of Eremothecium cymbalariae DBVPG#7215 chromosome 1, complete sequence:
- the PER33 gene encoding Per33p (similar to Ashbya gossypii ABR219W): MSNPSANTQGKVNSRPVAPLATVLRTKLKQPQFYWFLGHFLTLYHYFRYSLSFKQASIRHQYGSVLFYVFITYGIVLYQFYKSGQLKPSTVKSQLRTLDNLQYFVMTFVLWCCKNSKIISTATLSPVIFALFHSLNYFKENLLPALPLQPAMKNLLTTRIAFFIANYNEQCLMIAQNSEFITLVQVIVLLPIDFFWLLIRFNIQNLLKFVAVATYLWFFKLRYVQSPQMKAIIDQYDLKADQLFQQNAPQLSVQWQKLKQLLIRFFRLIPV, from the coding sequence ATGTCAAATCCATCTGCTAATACACAGGGTAAGGTTAATTCGAGGCCAGTGGCCCCACTGGCTACTGTTCTACGCACGAAGCTAAAGCAACCACAGTTCTACTGGTTTCTAGGTCACTTTCTGACCTTATATCATTACTTCAGGTACAGTTTATCGTTCAAGCAGGCGTCCATCCGTCACCAATATGGTTCGGTTTTGTTTTACGTGTTTATAACATACGGCATTGTATTGTACCAGTTTTATAAGTCAGGGCAATTGAAACCATCTACAGTGAAATCCCAATTGAGGACCCTCGACAATCTGCAATATTTCGTTATGACTTTTGTTTTATGGTGCTGTAAAAATTCTAAGATAATTTCCACAGCAACTCTTTCTCCGGTAATATTTGCGTTGTTCCATTCTTTGAATTACTTCAAGGAAAACTTGCTGCCAGCTTTACCGTTGCAGCCCGCAATGAAAAACCTTTTGACTACCAGAATTGCTTTTTTCATCGCAAATTACAATGAGCAGTGTCTTATGATCGCACAGAACTCGGAATTCATTACCTTGGTTCAGGTTATTGTGTTACTTCCAATAGACTTCTTCTGGCTCTTGATACGTttcaatattcaaaatttacTGAAgtttgttgctgttgctacGTATCTGTGGTTCTTCAAGTTACGGTACGTGCAATCCCCACAGATGAAAGCTATCATAGACCAATACGACTTAAAAGCAGACCAATTGTTCCAACAGAATGCTCCACAATTAAGTGTACAATGGCAGAAACTGAAACAACTTCTTATTCGCTTCTTTCGTTTGATCCCCGTTTAA
- the TUB2 gene encoding beta-tubulin (similar to Ashbya gossypii ACR225C 1-intron) translates to MREIIHLSTGQCGNQIGAAFWETICGEHGLDFNGSYVGNDDLQSARLSVYFNEASSGKWVPRSVNVDLEPGTIDTVRNSNIGNLFRPDNYIFGQSSAGNVWAKGHYTEGAELVDSVMDVIRREAEGCDSLQGFQITHSLGGGTGSGMGTLLISKIREEFPDRMMATFSVVPSPKTSDTVVEPYNATLSVHQLVEHSDETFCIDNEALYDICQRTLKLSQPSYAELNNLVSSVMSGVTTSLRYPGQLNSDLRKLAVNLVPFPRLHFFMVGYAPLTSTGVQSFRALTVPELTQQMFDAKNMMAASDPRNGRYLTVAAFFRGKVSVKEVEDEMHKVQTRNSSYFVEWIPNNVQTAVCSVPPQGLDMSATFIGNSTSIQELFKRVGDQFGAMFKRKAFLHWYTSEGMDEMEFSEAESNMNDLVSEYQQYQEATVEEDEELDYGDEQPMVENFE, encoded by the exons ATGAGAGAAATT ATCCACTTATCCACCGGTCAATGTGGTAATCAAATCGGTGCTGCATTTTGGGAAACCATTTGTGGAGAACACGGTTTGGACTTTAATGGTAGTTACGTTGGGAATGACGATCTACAGAGTGCTAGATTGAGTGTTTACTTCAACGAGGCATCCTCTGGCAAGTGGGTTCCTAGATCTGTTAATGTGGACTTAGAGCCAGGTACCATCGACACTGTACGTAACTCTAACATTGGTAACTTATTCAGACCAGACAATTATATCTTTGGTCAATCCTCTGCGGGCAATGTTTGGGCCAAGGGTCATTATACCGAAGGTGCAGAGTTAGTGGATTCAGTGATGGATGTTATTAGACGCGAAGCAGAAGGTTGTGACTCCTTGCAAGGTTTCCAGATCACCCATTCCTTAGGTGGTGGCACTGGTTCTGGTATGGGTACTTTATTGATCTCTAAGATTAGAGAGGAATTCCCAGATAGAATGATGGCTACTTTCTCTGTTGTTCCATCTCCTAAGACATCTGATACTGTTGTGGAGCCATATAATGCTACGTTATCCGTTCATCAGTTGGTTGAACATTCTGATGAGACCTTCTGTATCGACAATGAGGCGTTATACGATATCTGTCAAAGAACATTAAAGTTGTCGCAACCTTCTTATGCTGAACTAAACAACCTAGTTTCTTCTGTAATGTCTGGTGTTACCACATCATTACGTTATCCAGGTCAATTAAACTCCGATTTGAGAAAACTAGCCGTTAACTTAGTTCCATTTCCACGTTTACACTTTTTCATGGTTGGATATGCTCCATTGACTTCTACGGGTGTACAATCATTCAGAGCATTAACTGTACCTGAGTTAACTCAGCAAATGTTTGACGCCAAGAACATGATGGCTGCATCTGATCCAAGAAATGGTAGATATCTAACAGTTGCTGCATTCTTTAGGGGCAAGGTCTCGgttaaagaagttgaagatgaaatGCACAAGGTTCAAACAAGAAACTCTTCTTACTTTGTTGAATGGATTCCAAACAACGTTCAAACGGCTGTCTGTTCTGTCCCTCCTCAAGGGTTAGACATGTCTGCTACATTTATCGGTAACTCCACTTCTATCCAAGAATTGTTCAAGAGGGTTGGTGACCAATTCGGTGCGATGTTTAAGAGAAAGGCTTTCTTGCATTGGTACACAAGTGAGGGTATGGATGAGATGGAATTTTCTGAAGCTGAATCCAACATGAATGATTTAGTTAGTGAGTACCAACAATACCAAGAGGCTACCgttgaagaggatgaagagttGGATTACGGTGATGAACAACCAATGGTTGAAAACTTCGAATAG
- the YPT1 gene encoding Rab family GTPase YPT1 (similar to Ashbya gossypii ABR220W) — protein sequence MNSEYDYLFKLLLIGDSGVGKSCLLLRFADDTYTNDYISTIGVDFKIKTVELDGKTVKLQIWDTAGQERFRTITSSYYRGAHGIIIVYDVTDQESFNNVKTWLQEIDRYGTAGVVKLLVGNKNDLKDKKVVDFEVAKEFADSLSIPVLETSALDSSNVEEAFLTMARQIKETMSHQQKDTGKKDDKSGVNLKGQSLTGSSSGCC from the coding sequence ATGAACAGCGAATACGACTATTTGTTCAAACTTTTGTTGATTGGTGACTCAGGTGTTGGTAAGTCATGTCTATTGTTGAGGTTTGCAGATGACACTTACACGAACGACTATATCTCTACTATTGGTGTAGATTTCAAGATAAAAACTGTTGAATTGGATGGCAAAACGGTCAAGTTACAAATCTGGGACACAGCAGGCCAGGAGAGATTTAGGACTATCACGTCGTCTTACTACCGTGGTGCACATGGTATTATAATTGTATATGATGTTACAGACCAGGAGTCGTTTAACAACGTGAAAACGTGGTTACAGGAAATCGATCGTTACGGCACAGCAGGAGTTGTCAAGTTGCTAGTTGGTAACAAGAACGACTTGAAGGATAAGAAAGTAGTTGACTTCGAGGTTGCGAAGGAGTTTGCGGATTCCCTATCCATTCCTGTATTGGAGACAAGTGCATTAGATTCCAGTAACGTAGAAGAAGCCTTCTTAACTATGGCTAGGCAGATTAAAGAGACAATGtctcatcaacaaaagGACACGGGCAAGAAGGATGACAAGAGTGGAGTCAACTTGAAGGGTCAGTCTTTGACTGGGTCGAGCAGCGGATGCTGTTGA